DNA sequence from the Mus caroli chromosome X, CAROLI_EIJ_v1.1, whole genome shotgun sequence genome:
GGCCGCATCAAAACGGACACTCGGTACCCGGTAGGTCAGCGGCGGCAGCATCCCCTTGCCCTGCGTTCGAGACTCCTCCCCAAAAAGAGGAATGCTAGTCCCCAGCTGCCAACCCTCTTCTCCAAGCCATTGCCGGGTAGCTTGCTCAGACTTCCAATCCTGCTAGACCCTCGCTTATCCGGGTATCTGCAGGGACTGCCGGGAAACTTGCAGCAGCGGTGGCGGGACAGCTGCTTTCCCTGGATCTCCTAGCTGACGGGATCCAAACTTTTTACTAAGCAGTTAGACGTCCCTGGGTGGTAGGGGTGAGGAGAGGTACTGGGATgctcagaaagaaattatggaaaaataagacaaagggagaaaggaagaaaagcaaaccaaCCTTTTCCAACCTTTTTTGCAAACCTGACTCCACGGAATTCATTTGCATGATTTAAGCATATTTGTTATTCTCTaaaactccccaccccacccgcaAAGAAACTCTGTTGATGGAGAAGagagctttcctttttttttttttaagagcttgTTTTCGGTAAATGCAATAATTTAAAAGTCATCAGTGCACTCTCACCTTGCAATCTGGGGAGAGGGCTCTAAATGTGGAGTGAGATTGGGGTGAATTGGCTGTGAAGGGGTGACTTACTATAAGATGTGCCAGTAGCACCTTCTCTCCGCAAACTATCTTAGAAGGTGAGGTGTTGGCCAGATCAGTCAGATAGGAGGAGGGCAGAACCGGAAAAGCTGCAGTTCTAACGCGCTGCTTGAGGCGGTCTCTCCTGGCGCCTCTGAACTTGATCAGTTGTTGTTTCCTACAGAGAGATGGCGGCCAGGCTGTGAGCCTGCCTCAAGGCATAGACTTTAGAGGCTTTGCCCTGCTTGGGATGTGGCAATCCCAGCCACCTCTCAGCCTTTTCTTCCCACTCACTTTCTTCCACCCTTTGCTAGTGCTTTGCCGCACAAATCATGGGTGGATTTATAACCCTGCTTCTGGTCATTTTGTTcagagggggggaaaaaaaaacctctcaccAGGGGGAAGAGTGGTGGGTAAAGAGGCCACTCCAACACAGTTCCCTGGAAAGCAATTCCTTGAGGGAGTGGCTGCTTCCCTGAGTCACTAGGTGCTTCACTTGGGTAGgcatagaagagagcaaagcCCGGGATGTTAAGAGGGGAGGAAAATTCCATTCCCTGTTGTCCTTTTAACACTTCAGCGTTTCAAAATGCTGAGTATTCAAAGCTTGTTGCTCCAGCCCCACGAAAAGCACAGTCACTGTCTAGTGTTTTTACTCTGTGTTTTGTATATATAGGCTGTGTTCTTACACATTTATTTAGCATCTATGCTTGTTTCTGGTATGTGTCTATATGCTCTCTGTGCTTTGTTTAGTGTTGATACTGTGTTGCTTACTTTATTTAGTATGTTCTGCGTCTTTCAGGAGGTGTGCTTGCTTTCTGTGTTTCATTCGTGTTTCCTGCTATTTGCTTAGGTTGTGTTGTACATGGCTGTTGTATTGTTGTCTGTTCTATCACGGGACAAGGGGATGTTGCTGAGAAGCAGTGAGTACAGCCGCTAATCACAGACCACACGGTCACAGTCTGACTCCGAAATACCGTTAGTAGGCTCTATGAGCTACCGTTTCTTCTAGTTTGGGCAGTGGACAGCTACCTCTAGTTTGGGGGCACAGGCAGGGAAGAAACTAATCCGGCCTGGGTTTGTAATCTCCTATTGGGGTGTGGGGTGAAAGCCACACAGCTGATCAGGAACACAGATTTGCCCCACTCATGCGGGAATTTGTTCTCGGTACCTACGGAAGGAAAACGTTCTCAAGGAGTTGAGACAGCAGGGTCCCAAGTGGGTACCACAGTGTCTTCTGGACCGAAAGGGAACGGCAGCGACAAGTATCTTCTTGGGTCAAAGAGTTTCTTTAGTCTAGGCGGGTACAGAGCGTGCGAGGGGTGCTTGCGGCCGGCTTAGAGCAGGGCCAAGCCAGGGAGAGGCTCAGCTCTGTCCCGCTGCTTGTGGAAGCCTGGCCCCAGTTCCCCACAGCCTCGCAAACCCGGCGGATCCCTTTCAGGGACGCTGAGCAGCGGCTGCCTCACCTGCCAGGCGCTCCGCAGCTACCCAATCAGCTGGGGTCGCCCAGCAGCGGCTGCCATGTTCTCCGCTTCGCGCTGCCAATCATTGTGGCGGTGGCCAATGGGCGACAGGGCCGGGGGTCAGGTGATCTCAGGCCAGCTGGCTCCCCATTGGTGCGCGCTGCCCAGCCTCCCGCTCCGTTTATGTGTGAGGAGTGAGTGATTGACTTTATCAGTCCAAGGACATTACTCTGGAGGTGAAGAGGCTTGGACTCGCGAGGCGAGCAGTGAGATTCGAGCCTGCTTAGTGCAGGCTGCCTGCCCTCTGGACACGTTCCGCCTCTGCTCCTAGGTGCAGTTGCTCCTGAAAGCCGGGACCCGAGGAGCCTCTGGCCCCGTGGTTCCGCGCTCTTGAGTAGAGGAGGGGTGTCCGGGACAGGATTGACAAACCCCGCCCTCCActtattattttgcttatttttctttgtgcGCTCCTGTTAGTTTGTTAAGCAGATTTAGTCCTAGAgtcttttctcctcccttctcctccctcctacTCTCCCATCGCCCTCCCCCCAATCCTTtttcatcccctcctccctcccgtCCCTCTGCAGGAGACTCTCGCAGCCTAGGAAAGTTGCAGCTCCGGGTAGCGCCTAGGGGGTCTCCAGGCAGTGTTCAACCGCCGCCATCCCTTTCCGACTACGGCCCTTCAGGGATCTCCTTCGCCTGCACCCTTGCTCACTTCGGCCGGATCTTCTGTGTCCAGAACACCCTACCTATGACGATGCTCCTGGACGGAGGCCCGCAGTTCCCTGGGTTGGGAGTGGGCAGCTTCGGTGCTCCGCGCCACCACGAGATGCCCAACCGCGAGCCTGCAGGCATGGGATTGAATCCCTTCGGGGACTCAACCCACGCTGcggccgccgccgctgccgccgccgccttcAAGCTGAGCCCAGCCACCGCTCACGATCTGTCTTCGGGCCAGAGCTCAGCGTTCACACCGCAGGGTTCAGGTTATGCCAATGCCCTgggccaccatcaccaccaccatcaccaccatcacgcCAGCCAGGTGCCCACCTACGGCGGCGCTGCCTCCGCCGCTTTCAACTCCACGCGCGACTTTCTGTTCCGTCAGCGCGGTTCTGGGCTCAGCGAGGCAGCCTCCGGGGGCGGGCAGCACGGGCTTTTCGCTGGCTCGGCGAGCAGTCTTCACGCTCCAGCTGGTATTCCTGAGCCTCCTAGCTACTTGCTCTTTCCTGGGCTTCATGAGCAGGGCGCTGGGCACCCGTCGCCCACAGGGCACGTGGACAACAACCAGGTCCATCTGGGGCTGCGCGGGGAGCTATTTGGCCGTGCAGACCCGTACCGCCCCGTGGCTAGCCCCCGCACGGACCCCTACGCGGCCAGTGCGCAGTTCCCTAACTATAGCCCCATGAACATGAACATGGGCGTGAACGTGGCGGCCCACCACGGGCCGGGCGCCTTCTTCCGTTACATGC
Encoded proteins:
- the Zic3 gene encoding zinc finger protein ZIC 3 isoform X1 — its product is MTMLLDGGPQFPGLGVGSFGAPRHHEMPNREPAGMGLNPFGDSTHAAAAAAAAAAFKLSPATAHDLSSGQSSAFTPQGSGYANALGHHHHHHHHHHASQVPTYGGAASAAFNSTRDFLFRQRGSGLSEAASGGGQHGLFAGSASSLHAPAGIPEPPSYLLFPGLHEQGAGHPSPTGHVDNNQVHLGLRGELFGRADPYRPVASPRTDPYAASAQFPNYSPMNMNMGVNVAAHHGPGAFFRYMRQPIKQELSCKWIEEAQLSRPKKSCDRTFSTMHELVTHVTMEHVGGPEQNNHVCYWEECPREGKSFKAKYKLVNHIRVHTGEKPFPCPFPGCGKIFARSENLKIHKRTHTGEKPFKCEFEGCDRRFANSSDRKKHMHVHTSDKPYICKVCDKSYTHPSSLRKHMKVHESQGSDSSPAASSGYESSTPPAIASANSKDTTKTPSAVQTSTSHNPGLPPNFNEWYV
- the Zic3 gene encoding zinc finger protein ZIC 3 isoform X2; protein product: MTMLLDGGPQFPGLGVGSFGAPRHHEMPNREPAGMGLNPFGDSTHAAAAAAAAAAFKLSPATAHDLSSGQSSAFTPQGSGYANALGHHHHHHHHHHASQVPTYGGAASAAFNSTRDFLFRQRGSGLSEAASGGGQHGLFAGSASSLHAPAGIPEPPSYLLFPGLHEQGAGHPSPTGHVDNNQVHLGLRGELFGRADPYRPVASPRTDPYAASAQFPNYSPMNMNMGVNVAAHHGPGAFFRYMRQPIKQELSCKWIEEAQLSRPKKSCDRTFSTMHELVTHVTMEHVGGPEQNNHVCYWEECPREGKSFKAKYKLVNHIRVHTGEKPFPCPFPGCGKIFARSENLKIHKRTHTGEKPFKCEFEGCDRRFANSSDRKKHMHVHTSDKPYICKVCDKSYTHPSSLRKHMKCCPAWYLGQSLIPDEELDTDVGMQQPVLHNTSYPKCRVNAEPTVQEMIY